A stretch of DNA from Pseudomonas sp. HN11:
GCCGGTACACCGGCGTGCGGGTCATCGGTAACGTTTCAGGGTGTTCTGGGGGGAAAACGGTCATTGGCGTCAGCCAATGTCTGCCAGCATCGACTGATTGATCCGGCGTCGGCTCCACGTATCGAGCGAGGTGACGACGTCATGAGTATTTTTAGCCACTTCCAACAACGCTTCGCATCCACACAGCAGGAAGAACTCACGCTGCAAGAGTATCTTGAGCTGTGCAAACAGGATCGCAGCACCTATGCGTCTGCCGCAGAGCGCCTGCTATTGGCGATTGGCGAGCCGGAACTGGTGGAAACCGCCAACAACTCCCGGCTGTCGCGAATATTCTCCAATAAGGTGATCCGGCGCTATCCGGCCTTTGAAGACTTCCATGGCATGGAAGAATGCATTGACCAGATCGTGTCCTACTTCCGGCATGCCGCCCAAGGCCTGGAAGAGAAGAAACAGATCCTCTACCTGCTCGGCCCCGTCGGCGGCGGTAAATCGTCCCTGGCTGAAAAGCTCAAACAACTGATCGAGAAGGTGCCCTTCTACGCCATCAAGGGTTCACCGGTGTTCGAGTCGCCCCTGGGCCTGTTCAACGCCACGGAAGATGGCGCAATCCTCGAAGAAGACTTCAGCATCCCGCGTCGCTACCTCAACACCATCATGTCGCCTTGGGCCACCAAACGCCTGGCCGAGTTCGGCGGTGACATCAGCCAGTTCCGCGTTGTGAAGCTTTACCCGTCCATCCTCAACCAGATCGGCGTGGCCAAGACCGAACCGGGCGACGAGAACAACCAGGACATCTCGGCGCTGGTGGGCAAGGTCGATATCCGCAAGCTCGAAGAATTCCCACAGAACGACGCCGACGCCTACAGCTATTCGGGTGCGCTGTGCCGTGCCAACCAGGGCCTGATGGAGTTCGTGGAGATGTTCAAGGCGCCGATCAAGGTGCTGCACCCACTGCTCACCGCGACCCAGGAAGGCAACTACAACAGCACCGAAGGCCTGGGGGCGATCCCGTTCACCGGGATCCTGCTGGCCCACTCCAACGAATCGGAGTGGCACACCTTCCGCAACAACAAAAACAACGAAGCCTTCATTGACCGGATCTACATCGTCAAGGTGCCGTACTGCCTGCGGGTCAGCGACGAAATCAAGATCTACGACAAGTTGCTGTTCAACAGTTCCCTGGCCAAGGCCCATTGCGCACCCGACACCCTCAAGATGCTCGCCCAGTTCACCGTGCTGTCTCGCCTCAAGGAGCCGGAGAACTCGAACATTTATTCGAAGATGCGCGTGTACGACGGTGAAAACCTCAAGGACACAGATCCCAAGGCCAAGTCGATCCAGGAGTACCGCGACACCGCCGGTGTGGATGAAGGGATGAATGGCCTGTCGACGCGCTTCGCGTTCAAGATCCTGTCCAAGGTCTTCAACTTCGACCCTCACGAAATTGCGGCCAACCCGGTGCACCTGCTCTACGTGCTGGAACAGCAGATCGAACAGGAGCAGTTCCAGGCGGAAACCCGCGAACGCTACCTGCGCTTCCTCAAGGAGTACCTGGCGCCACGCTACATCGAGTTCATCGGCAAGGAAATCCAGACCGCGTACCTGGAGTCCTACAGCGAATACGGCCAGAACATCTTCGACCGCTATGTGCTGTACGCCGACTTCTGGATCCAGGACCAGGAATACCGCGACCCGGAAACCGGCGAGATCCTCAACCGCGTGGCCCTCAACGAGGAACTGGAAAAAATCGAGAAGCCGGCTGGCATCAGCAATCCGAAGGATTTCCGCAACGAAATCGTCAACTTCGTGCTGCGCGCCCGCGCCAACAACAATGGCAAGAACCCGACCTGGCTCAGCTACGAGAAGCTGCGGGTGGTCATCGAGAAGAAAATGTTCTCCAACACCGAGGATCTGCTGCCGGTCATCAGCTTCAATGCCAAGGCCAGCAAGGAGGATCAGCAAAAACACAACGACTTCGTCACACGCATGGTCGAGCGCGGCTACACCGACAAACAGGTACGACTTCTTTCGGAATGGTACCTACGGGTCCGGAAATCGCAGTAAGAGAGCAGCTGCAAGCTTCTAGCTACAAGCTGCAAGTAAAAGCCTTCCCGCTCTTGCTTGCAGCTTGATGCTTACGACTTGAAGCTCCCCGGAGGGGCCCATGAGCTATGTGATCGACCGACGCCTCAATGGCAAGAACAAGAGCACGGTAAACCGCCAGCGTTTCCTGCGGCGTTACCGTGACCACATCAAAAAGGCCGTCGAAGAGGCCGTCAGCCGCCGCTCCATTACAGACATGGAGCATGGCGAGCAAATCAGCATTCCCGGACGGGACATTGACGAACCGGTGCTGCACCACGGGCGGGGCGGCAAACAAACTGTCGTTCACCCTGGTAACAAGGAATTCACTACTGGCGAACATATCCAGCGCCCCCAAGGGGGGGGCGGCGGCAAAGGACCGGGCAAGGCGGGCAATTCCGGCGAAGGCATGGATGAGTTCGTGTTCCAGATCACCCAAGAAGAATTCCTCGAGTTCATGTTCGAAGATCTGGAGTTGCCTAACCTGGTCAAACGCAACCTGACCGGCACCGACACCTTCAAGACCGTGCGCGCCGGGATCAGCAACGAAGGCAACCCGTCACGCATTAACATCATTCGCACCCTGCGCTCGGCCCACGCCCGGCGTATTGCCCTGTCGGGCAGCAGTCGCGCCAAGCTGAAGGAGGCCAAGGAAGAGTTGGCACGCTTGAAGCGCGAGGAACCGGACAATTTCGGCGATATCCAGGAAATCGAGGCGGAAATCGAGAAGCTCAGCGCGCGCATTCATCGCGTGCCCTTCCTCGACACCTTCGACCTGAAATACAACCTGCTGGTCAAGCAACCCAACCCCAGCTCCAAGGCGGTGATGTTCTGCCTGATGGACGTATCCGGCTCCATGACCCAGGCCACCAAGGACATCGCCAAACGCTTCTTCATCCTGCTGTACCTGTTCCTGAAGCGGAACTACGACAAGATCGACGTAGTGTTCATCCGCCATCACACCAGTGCCCGGGAAGTGGATGAAGAAGAGTTCTTTTACTCGCGGGAAACCGGCGGCACCATTGTTTCCAGCGCGTTGAAGCTGATGCAGGAGATCATGGCCGAACGCTACCCGGCCAATGAGTGGAACATCTACGCCGCCCAGGCCTCGGACGGTGACAACTGGAACGACGACTCCCCAATCTGCCGCGACATCCTGGTCAACCAGATCATGCCGTTCGTGCAGTACTACACTTATGTTGAAATCACCCCCCGTGAGCACCAGGCCCTGTGGTTCGAATACGAGCGCATCGGCGAAGCCTTTGCCGACACGTTCGCCCAGCAGCAACTGGTCTCGGCCGGCGATATCTACCCGGTCTTCCGTGAACTCTTCCAGCGCAGGTTAGTGACATGACCGCCAAAAAAGAGCAAAAACGCCAACCCATATCCACGGGGTCTGAGTGGACCTTTGAACTGATCCAGGCCTATGACCGGGAAATCAGCCGTATTGCGGCGGGCTATGCCCTGGATACCTATCCCAACCAGATCGAGGTGATCACCGCCGAACAGATGATGGATGCCTATGCGTCGGTGGGCATGCCACTGGGTTATCACCATTGGTCCTACGGTAAACACTTTCTCAGCACCGAGAAGTCCTATACCCGTGGCCAGATGGGCCTGGCCTACGAGATCGTGATCAACTCCGACCCGTGCATCGCCTACCTGATGGAGGAGAACACCATCTGCATGCAGGCGTTGGTGGTGGCGCATGCCTGCTACGGGCATAACAGCTTCTTCAAGGGCAATTACCTGTTCCGCACCTGGACCGACGCCAGTTCGATCATCGATTACCTGGTGTTCGCCAAGCAGTACATCATGCAATGCGAGGAGCGCCACGGCATCGATGCGGTCGAGGATCTGCTTGATTCCTGCCATGCGCTGATGAACTACGGGGTGGACCGTTACAAACGACCGTATCCGATCTCCGCCGAGGAGGAACGCCTGCGCCAGAAGGAGCGCGAGGAGCACCTGCAGAAACAGATCAACGACCTGTGGCGCACCATTCCGAAAAAAGTCGGAAAGAACAGCGACAAGGACGATGCGCGCTTCCCCGCCGAACCTCAAGAGAACATCCTCTATTTCCTGGAAAAGCACGCGCCGTTACTGGAACCCTGGCAACGGGAAATCGTGCGTATCGTGCGCAAGATTGCCCAATACTTTTATCCACAACGCCAGACCCAGGTAATGAACGAAGGTTGGGCAACGTTCTGGCATTACACGCTGATGAACGATTTGTATGACGAAGGCCTGGTCACTGACGGCTTCATGATGGAGTTCCTTACGTCCCACACCAGCGTAGTGTTCCAGCCTGGGTTCGATAGCCCGTATTACAGCGGCATCAACCCCTATGCGTTGGGCTTCGCCATGTACCGTGATATCCGGCGCATGTGCGAGCACCCTACAGAGGAGGACCGCCGCTGGTTCCCGGAAATCGCCGGGAGCGATTGGCTGTCCACGATCAAGTTCGCCATGAGCAGCTTCAAGGATGAGAGCTTCATCCTGCAGTACCTGTCGCCTCAGGTAATCCGCGACCTCAAGCTGTTCAGCATTCTCGATGACGACCTCAAGGATGATCTGTTGGTTCCGGCCATCCACGATGAATCCGGCTACCGCACCATCCGCGAAACCCTGGCCGCGCAGTACAACCTGGGCAACCGGGAGCCCAACGTGCAGATCTACAGCATTGATGTGCGTGGCGACCGCTCGCTGACCTTGCGTCACCAGCAGCACGATCGCAAACCCCTGGGCGAATCCACCGAAGAAGTGCTCAAACACCTGCACCGGTTGTGGGGCTTCGATATTCACCTGGAAACCTTACAGGGCGACCAGGTGATGAAAACCCACCACGTGCCACCTCGCACCGATCACAGCGATAACGACTACGGCCGCCTGGACCTGGCCGTCGTTCATCTCTGAAACAGCAAAGCCTCCATTGGCCTGGCACAGACGGTATCCTGTGGCGCTAATGGAGGCTTTTTCATGAAAATCTACAAAGTCGGCGGCGCAGTACGGGATCGCCTCTTGGGTATTGCGGTCACCGATATCGACCGCGTTGTCGTGGGCGCAACTGCTGAAGAGATGCTTGCCAGGGGCTACAAGCCCGTGGGCGCTGACTTCCCGGTGTTCCTGGACCCAAAGAACGGTGACGAGTACGCGCTGGCCCGTACCGAACGCAAAAGCGGCCGGGGTTATGGCGGCTTTGTGTTTCATGCCAGCCCCGAGGTGACGCTGGAAGAAGATCTGATCCGTCGCGACCTGACCATCAACGCCATGGCGGAAGACGATCACGGCAACTTGATCGACCCTTATCACGGCCAGCGTGATCTTGAAGAGCGCATTCTTCGCCATGTTTCTCCGGCGTTCGCCGAAGATCCCCTGCGTGTGTTGCGTGTTGCGCGCTTCGCCGCACGCTATGCATCACTGGGTTTTACCGTCGCGCCAGAAACACTTGAACTGATGCGCCAGCTCAGCGAATCCGGCGAACTGGAAGCGCTGACGCCGGAGCGCAGCTGGAAAGAAATCTCCCGAGCGCTGATGGAAAACCAACCCCAAGTGTTTATCCAGGTACTGCGCGACTGCGACGCGCTGAAAACCTTGATGCCAGAGGTGAATGCGCTGTTCGGCGTTCCGCAACCTGAAACCCATCACCCCGAAATCGACACCGGCGTACACACATTAAGCGTGTTGGAACAAGCCGCCTTGCACCAGCAACCACTGACGGTGCGCTGGGCCTGTCTACTGCACGACCTGGGCAAAGGCACGACGCCTGTGGATAAGCTGCCGCAACACATCGCTCATGAACACCGGGGCTTGAAGCTGATCAAGACCGTCAATGACCGCTTCAAGGTACCAAGGGATTGCCAGGAACTGGCGTTACTGGTGGGCCAGTATCACACCCACGGTCATCGTGCGCTGGAACTGAAAGCCTCGACATTGCTGGAACTGCTGCAAAGTTTCGACGTTTACCGTCGGCCGCAGCGCTTTGAGGAGTTCGTGGTCGCGTGCGAGATGGATGCGCGTGGCCGCAAAGGCTTGGAACAGAGAAGTTATCCACAAGCGGATTACTTGCGTGGGGCGGCAAAGGCGGCTCGCGAAGTGGCCGTTGCGCCCTTATTGGAGAAAGGTTTCAAAGGCCCGGAGCTGGGCGAGGCACTCAAGCGCGAACGGCTCAGGGCCCTGAAGGCCTACAAGGAACAGCACTCCCTATAGGAGCGTGCCCGGTGTCAGCTGCCGGCCCTGCCACTCAAACCCGACAGGCGCCAACACCTGGTCGATCTGCGCCTCGCGCCACAACTCGGCCAGGGTCTTGCCCACCTCAGGATGCACACGCTCCGGCGCCATCAGCGACAGCGGCCACAGCACAAAGGCGTTCTTGAGGATTTCCGCACGCGGCAGGATCAAACCATCGAAGTTGCCCACCAGATCACCATACAACAGCACATCGATATCCAGCGGCAGGCCCTTGCGATCCGGTGCATAACGACCATTGTCGGCCTCGATGAATTTCAACCGACGGTCCAGCTCCATCAACGGCAAGTCGGTGTAGGCCGATACCACCAGATTGAAGAACGGGCCGCTTTTGATGCCCACCGGCTGACTTTCGAAAACCGCCGAACAGCGCAGATCGATCAAGAAGCTCGCCAGCGCATCCAGACCGGCGCAAAGATGAGACTCACGCTCGGTATTGCTGCCTAGACCAAGGTAAACCTGAGTTAGCGACATCCGCGCTCAATCTCCACGCCCACGCCCCTGGCAGCCGGCACGGCGCCTGGCTTGGTCAATTTGAGGTGCAGCCAGGGAATCTGGAATTCACTCATCAACACTTCGGCCAAGCGCTCGGCAAAGGTTTCCACCAATTGGTACTGGGATTGCTCGGCAAAGAGCTGGATACGCGCGGACACACTGGCGTAATCCAGCGCCAACGTCAGATCATCACCGGCCGCAGCCGGGCGATTATCCCAGGCGAAGCTCAGGTCCAGGCGCAGGCATTGGCGGATTCCGCGCTCCCAGTCGTAGGCCCCGATAACGGTGTCGACTTCCAGGCCTTCGATAAACACTCTGTCCAAGCACTTTTCTCCGCAGCACGACAAGGGCGCGATGCCCCGTTAGAATCAGGGCATCCTCGCCCGGAATAGTTAGCATGTTTTGGTCACTGGCGATTTTCGCCTACCTGCTCGGCTCGCTGTCCTTCGCCATTTTGCTCAGCCGCCTGACGGGAAATCCCGACCCGCGAATGAGTGGCTCAGGCAATGCCGGCGCCACCAATATGTTGCGCCTGGCCGGCAAGAAACTCGCCGTACTCACGCTGCTGGGCGACCTGTGCAAGGGCCTGTTGCCCGTGCTGATCGCCAGCCTCGTCGGCCTGCCCCTGCAACAGCAGGCCTGGATCGGCGTATGCGCCGTCCTCGGCCATCTGTTTCCCCTGTACTTCCGCTTTCGCGGTGGCAAGGGCGTCGCCACGGCAGCCGGCATGTTGCTGGGGATCTACCCTCCGGCCGCCTTGCTGGCCGTACTCGCCTGGCTGCTGACGTTCTACCTGACCCGCACCAGCTCACTCGCCGCGCTGATCGCCACCCCACTCACCCTGCCGCTACTGGCCTGGCAAGAACCGGCGGCACTGCTGCCGATGAGCGCGCTGACACTGCTGATCGTCTGGCGTCACCGGGGCAATTTACGCGACCTGTTTGCCGGGCGCGAACGGCATTTTTAAATACCGTCGATGGCCCCGGCCCATCTTGCGGCCTTACAACGGCGACAACTGCTCCATCGGCCAGCGCGCCTGTACGCTGATCGCCAGGCTTTCGTGCTGCCCAGCCTGCAAGCGCTGGCAACCGGCATAGGCGATCATCGCGCCATTGTCGGTACAGAACTCCGGTCGAGCGTAGAACACATCGCCCTTCATATCGCCGAGCATTTTTTCCAGCGAAGCGCGCAAGGCCTTGTTGGCACTGACGCCACCTGCGATCACCAGGCGCTTCATGCCCGCCTGCTTAAGGGCGCGCTTGCACTTGATGGTCAAAGTTTCCACCACAGCCTGCTGGAACGCCAGCGCGATGTCGCAACGGGCTTGCTCGCTGTCGTCTCCGGCGCTGACGCTCTGCTGCCAAGTATTCAACGCAGAGGTTTTCAAACCACTGAAGCTGAACATCAGGCCCGGGCGATCGCACATCGGGCGCGGGAAGGTATAGCGGCCAGCAACGCCTTTTTCGGCGAGACGGGCGATTTCCGGGCCACCAGGGTAGTTGAGGCCCATCATCTTCGCGGTCTTGTCGAAAGCTTCACCGGCAGCATCATCCAGGGATTCACCCAAAAGGGTGTATTGGCCGATGCCATCCACCTGAACCAACTGCGTATGCCCCCCCGAAACCAACAAAGCGACGAACGGAAACTCTGGTGGTGTTTTTTCCAGCATCGGCGCCAGTAAATGGCCTTCCATATGGTGCACGCCAAGGGCCGGAATGCCCCACGCAAAGGCCAGGGCCTGGGCGCAAGAGGCCCCAACCAACAGGGCTCCGACCAATCCGGGGCCAGCGGTGTAAGCGATGGCGTCAATCTCGGTCGGCACGCAGCCGGCCTCATCCAGCACCTGACGGATCAGGGGCAGCATGCGTTTGACGTGATCACGGCTGGCCAGCTCCGGCACCACGCCACCATAGGCACGGTGCAGGTCGATCTGACTGAACAGCGCATCGGACAAGAGCCCGCGTTCACTGTCGTAAAGTGCGACACCGGTTTCGTCGCAGGAGGTTTCAAGTCCCAGTACTAGCATGGGTTTGCGCCTTGTAGAGGCTGAATTCGAAGGCGCGCATAATAGTCGCCACTCCCCCTCCCGACTAGCGGTTTTCGATCAGAGGCTTTGCATTCCGGGCAATGAGGGGTTAACATCCGCAACCCTTAAAAACCGACGACCTCAGCCGCGAATTTTTTGCGACGAGAACGTTGATCCCGGTAATGAAAGAAGGTAGCTCTGGATGCCAGCCGTCAAAGTTAAAGAGAACGAACCCTTCGACGTAGCTCTGCGTCGTTTCAAGCGCTCCTGCGAAAAAGCCGGTGTACTGGCTGAAGTTCGTAGCCGCGAATTTTACGAGAAGCCAACTTCTGAGCGTAAGCGCAAAGCAGCAGCCGCTGTTAAGCGTCACGCCAAGAAAGTTCAGCGCGAACAGCGCCGCGCCGTTCGTCTGTACTAATACACAGACGTCTGTAGCAAGCTTCTGCCAAGCCCGGCCCTCAGCCGGGCTAATGGCATTTGCGGATATCGCTTGATGCTTCACTGTTGACGCCGCACATGCGACCGAAACAACTGCTTCACACGTCAGGACTGGCTCTTCTGCCAGCGGTGCACGTCTCTTCTGACGAGCCTAACAAGGCTACTGACGAGCACACTTATTCTTCAATCAGGCGATCAACTGTATCGACTGCGCCCAACCATAAGCTTCCGAGGCCTGCCATTGGCCAAGACCGGAGCCCGGGGCAACATTTCAATGCCGAAAACCTGATTGAAATTAACGTCAGTGAATGAACGGCAGATACACTTCCTGAAAGCCCAAGCAGATAATTGAGAATCGAGCCGCGGACTCCTGCGCTTGAGCACTTGATGGGCCCTCATTTACACGCAGTGATGACGAGAACGCCATGGCCGGGCTGATTCCCCAGAGCTTTATTGACGACCTTCTGAACCGCACCGACATCGTCGATGTTGTCAGCTCGCGCGTGCAATTGAAAAAAGCCGGCAAGAACTACACCGCCTGCTGCCCGTTCCATAAAGAGAAGACCCCCTCGTTCAGCGTCAGCCCCGACAAGCAGTTTTACTACTGCTTTGGTTGCGGCGCAGGTGGTAATGCCCTGGGCTTTCTCATGGACCACGACAACCTGGATTTCCCCCAGGCTATCGAGGACCTGGCAAAAGCCGCCGGCATGGAAGTCCCCCGCGAAGAAAGTGGCCGTCCGCACAAACCGCGCCAACCCACCGATTCGCCGCTGTACCCGCTGTTGACGGCTGCGGCCGAGTTTTACCGTCAGGCGCTTAAAAGCCATCCGCAGCGTAAAGCCGCCGTCGACTACCTGAAAGGTCGCGGCCTTACCGGTGAAATCGCCCGCGACTTCGGCCTCGGTTTCGCCCCGCCCGGCTGGGACAACCTGTACAAACACCTGAGCAGCGACGCCCTCCAGCAAAAAGCCATGATCGATGCCGGCCTGCTGGTGGAAAACGCCGAAACCGGCAAGCGCTACGACCGCTTCCGCGACCGCGTGATGTTCCCAATCCGCGACAGCCGAGGCCGCATCATCGCCTTTGGTGGCCGCGTGCTGGGGGACGACAAGCCCAAGTACCTGAACTCCCCGGAAACTCCGGTGTTCCACAAAGGCCAGGAACTCTACGGCCTATTCGAGGCGCGCAAGAACAACCGCAACCTCGACGAAATCATCGTGGTTGAAGGCTATATGGACGTGATCGCGCTCGCCCAACAGGGCCTGCGCAACGCTGTTGCCACCCTGGGTACAGCCACCAGCGAAGAACACATGAAGCGCCTGTTTCGCGTGGTGCCCAGCGTGTTGTTCTGCTTCGACGGCGACCAGGCCGGCCGTAATGCTGCCTGGCGCGCACTTGAAGCCACGCTGTCGAGCCTGCAGGACGGGCGTCGCGCGCGCTTCCTGTTCCTGCCCGAAGGCGAAGACCCGGACACCCTGATCCGCTCCGAAGGCACCGACGCCTTCCGCGCGCGCATTAACCAGCATGCACAGCCGCTGGCCGACTACTTCTTCCAGCAGCTGACCGAAGAAGCCGACCCGCGCTCCCTCGAAGGCAAGGCCCACATGGCCACCCTCGCGGCGCCGCTGATCGACAAGGTTCCCGGCGCCAACCTGAAATCACTGATGCGCATGCGCCTGCAGGAAATCACCGGGTTAAGCGGCGAAGCCGTCAGCCAACTGGTGCACAACGCGCCGCAGGATGCGCCGCCACCGGCCTACGACCCAGGCATGGATTACGACGCCATGCCGGACTATTCCGACTTCCATCAACCGCAGGAGGCCTACGCGCCCCAGCAGGAGTGGATACCGAAAAAGTCTGGCAACGACGGCAAGAAATGGGAAAAGAAACCCTGGAGCAAGAACGGCAAGCGCGGCGATCGCGATGAGGCTTATGCCCCGCGCACGCCTGTCGCCGTGGAAGCACCAACGCTCATTGCCCTACGCACGCTCATCCACCATCCACAATTGGCGGAAAAGGTCGAGAGCGCCGATCACTTTGCCAACGCGAGCAATACTTACGCCCAGGTACTGATCGCCTTGATCGAGGCGGTACAGAAAAATCCTAAGCTAAACTCAATCCAGTTGATGGCGCGCTGGCATGGCACTGAACAAGGCCGCCTGTTGAAAGCCCTCGCGGAAAAGGAGTGGCTAATTGACGGCGATAACCTTGAACAACAGTTTTTAGACACCATTACTAGGTTATCCGCGGGTCAGCACACGCAAACCCTCGACGAGCTCATCAAGAGAGCAAAACAGCCGGGATTGTCGGCTGAAGAGCAGATTCAGATAGCAAAACAGATGCGCGACCTCTTAAAACAGAACGTTTGCACATCAAACCCGACCTCAGCTGGCGTGTGAGGTCATAGCTCGGGTATAATCCTCGGCTTGTTTTTTGCCCGCCAAGACCTTCAGTGGATAGGGTGTTATG
This window harbors:
- a CDS encoding YeaH/YhbH family protein, with protein sequence MSYVIDRRLNGKNKSTVNRQRFLRRYRDHIKKAVEEAVSRRSITDMEHGEQISIPGRDIDEPVLHHGRGGKQTVVHPGNKEFTTGEHIQRPQGGGGGKGPGKAGNSGEGMDEFVFQITQEEFLEFMFEDLELPNLVKRNLTGTDTFKTVRAGISNEGNPSRINIIRTLRSAHARRIALSGSSRAKLKEAKEELARLKREEPDNFGDIQEIEAEIEKLSARIHRVPFLDTFDLKYNLLVKQPNPSSKAVMFCLMDVSGSMTQATKDIAKRFFILLYLFLKRNYDKIDVVFIRHHTSAREVDEEEFFYSRETGGTIVSSALKLMQEIMAERYPANEWNIYAAQASDGDNWNDDSPICRDILVNQIMPFVQYYTYVEITPREHQALWFEYERIGEAFADTFAQQQLVSAGDIYPVFRELFQRRLVT
- the folB gene encoding dihydroneopterin aldolase, giving the protein MDRVFIEGLEVDTVIGAYDWERGIRQCLRLDLSFAWDNRPAAAGDDLTLALDYASVSARIQLFAEQSQYQLVETFAERLAEVLMSEFQIPWLHLKLTKPGAVPAARGVGVEIERGCR
- a CDS encoding PrkA family serine protein kinase; translated protein: MSIFSHFQQRFASTQQEELTLQEYLELCKQDRSTYASAAERLLLAIGEPELVETANNSRLSRIFSNKVIRRYPAFEDFHGMEECIDQIVSYFRHAAQGLEEKKQILYLLGPVGGGKSSLAEKLKQLIEKVPFYAIKGSPVFESPLGLFNATEDGAILEEDFSIPRRYLNTIMSPWATKRLAEFGGDISQFRVVKLYPSILNQIGVAKTEPGDENNQDISALVGKVDIRKLEEFPQNDADAYSYSGALCRANQGLMEFVEMFKAPIKVLHPLLTATQEGNYNSTEGLGAIPFTGILLAHSNESEWHTFRNNKNNEAFIDRIYIVKVPYCLRVSDEIKIYDKLLFNSSLAKAHCAPDTLKMLAQFTVLSRLKEPENSNIYSKMRVYDGENLKDTDPKAKSIQEYRDTAGVDEGMNGLSTRFAFKILSKVFNFDPHEIAANPVHLLYVLEQQIEQEQFQAETRERYLRFLKEYLAPRYIEFIGKEIQTAYLESYSEYGQNIFDRYVLYADFWIQDQEYRDPETGEILNRVALNEELEKIEKPAGISNPKDFRNEIVNFVLRARANNNGKNPTWLSYEKLRVVIEKKMFSNTEDLLPVISFNAKASKEDQQKHNDFVTRMVERGYTDKQVRLLSEWYLRVRKSQ
- the folK gene encoding 2-amino-4-hydroxy-6-hydroxymethyldihydropteridine diphosphokinase, producing the protein MSLTQVYLGLGSNTERESHLCAGLDALASFLIDLRCSAVFESQPVGIKSGPFFNLVVSAYTDLPLMELDRRLKFIEADNGRYAPDRKGLPLDIDVLLYGDLVGNFDGLILPRAEILKNAFVLWPLSLMAPERVHPEVGKTLAELWREAQIDQVLAPVGFEWQGRQLTPGTLL
- the tsaD gene encoding tRNA (adenosine(37)-N6)-threonylcarbamoyltransferase complex transferase subunit TsaD codes for the protein MLVLGLETSCDETGVALYDSERGLLSDALFSQIDLHRAYGGVVPELASRDHVKRMLPLIRQVLDEAGCVPTEIDAIAYTAGPGLVGALLVGASCAQALAFAWGIPALGVHHMEGHLLAPMLEKTPPEFPFVALLVSGGHTQLVQVDGIGQYTLLGESLDDAAGEAFDKTAKMMGLNYPGGPEIARLAEKGVAGRYTFPRPMCDRPGLMFSFSGLKTSALNTWQQSVSAGDDSEQARCDIALAFQQAVVETLTIKCKRALKQAGMKRLVIAGGVSANKALRASLEKMLGDMKGDVFYARPEFCTDNGAMIAYAGCQRLQAGQHESLAISVQARWPMEQLSPL
- a CDS encoding multifunctional CCA addition/repair protein, whose protein sequence is MKIYKVGGAVRDRLLGIAVTDIDRVVVGATAEEMLARGYKPVGADFPVFLDPKNGDEYALARTERKSGRGYGGFVFHASPEVTLEEDLIRRDLTINAMAEDDHGNLIDPYHGQRDLEERILRHVSPAFAEDPLRVLRVARFAARYASLGFTVAPETLELMRQLSESGELEALTPERSWKEISRALMENQPQVFIQVLRDCDALKTLMPEVNALFGVPQPETHHPEIDTGVHTLSVLEQAALHQQPLTVRWACLLHDLGKGTTPVDKLPQHIAHEHRGLKLIKTVNDRFKVPRDCQELALLVGQYHTHGHRALELKASTLLELLQSFDVYRRPQRFEEFVVACEMDARGRKGLEQRSYPQADYLRGAAKAAREVAVAPLLEKGFKGPELGEALKRERLRALKAYKEQHSL
- the rpsU gene encoding 30S ribosomal protein S21, with protein sequence MPAVKVKENEPFDVALRRFKRSCEKAGVLAEVRSREFYEKPTSERKRKAAAAVKRHAKKVQREQRRAVRLY
- a CDS encoding SpoVR family protein, with the translated sequence MTAKKEQKRQPISTGSEWTFELIQAYDREISRIAAGYALDTYPNQIEVITAEQMMDAYASVGMPLGYHHWSYGKHFLSTEKSYTRGQMGLAYEIVINSDPCIAYLMEENTICMQALVVAHACYGHNSFFKGNYLFRTWTDASSIIDYLVFAKQYIMQCEERHGIDAVEDLLDSCHALMNYGVDRYKRPYPISAEEERLRQKEREEHLQKQINDLWRTIPKKVGKNSDKDDARFPAEPQENILYFLEKHAPLLEPWQREIVRIVRKIAQYFYPQRQTQVMNEGWATFWHYTLMNDLYDEGLVTDGFMMEFLTSHTSVVFQPGFDSPYYSGINPYALGFAMYRDIRRMCEHPTEEDRRWFPEIAGSDWLSTIKFAMSSFKDESFILQYLSPQVIRDLKLFSILDDDLKDDLLVPAIHDESGYRTIRETLAAQYNLGNREPNVQIYSIDVRGDRSLTLRHQQHDRKPLGESTEEVLKHLHRLWGFDIHLETLQGDQVMKTHHVPPRTDHSDNDYGRLDLAVVHL
- the plsY gene encoding glycerol-3-phosphate 1-O-acyltransferase PlsY, whose product is MFWSLAIFAYLLGSLSFAILLSRLTGNPDPRMSGSGNAGATNMLRLAGKKLAVLTLLGDLCKGLLPVLIASLVGLPLQQQAWIGVCAVLGHLFPLYFRFRGGKGVATAAGMLLGIYPPAALLAVLAWLLTFYLTRTSSLAALIATPLTLPLLAWQEPAALLPMSALTLLIVWRHRGNLRDLFAGRERHF